The DNA sequence TGAAAATACCGCGCGGCGTGCTACCTAATGGGTAGGGGAGCGGGAGGATGGGTCTCGTGAAAAATGTTCGCGCTGGAAGCAAACTCTTCCTCTTTGTCATGACGGCCTTGATGATAACGCCGGTGCAATGGCTGGGCGTCAAGCTCAACCGCCCCTACGCCAAAAATCTGCCTGTTCGGTTTCACCGCATTCTTTGTGGGATTATCGGCATTGAAGTGACCGTACGTGGAACACCCTTTAAGGACGGGCCGTGCCTCATTGCTTCCAACCATAATTCTTACCTAGACATTCCTGTTCTGGGGTCGGTGACGCCGATTTCCTTTGTGGCGAAGAAAGAAGTTGCAGCCTGGCCTTTCTTTGGCACCCTAGCCCGCTTGCAGGAAACGGTCTTTGTTGACCGGGAACGTCGGACGAAGGCTGCCGCCACGGCGAATGAGATCCATGACCGGATTGCCGGAGGCGATACGCTGGTTCTCTTTCCAGAAGGGACCTCAAGTGATGGCAACCGGGTTCTGCCGTTCAAGAGCGCGCTCATGGCCGTCGCCCAAATGGCCGTGGGGGAGGGGGAAGACGCCAAGCCCGTCCATGTTCAGCCGGTTTCCATCACCTATACAAAGCTCTGTGGCATGCCCATGGGGCGGCAGTTTCGTCCCTACTTCGCCTGGTATGGCGATATGGACTTAGGCCCGCACCTCTGGGAGGCCTTTGGCCTTGGACCGTTTGAAGTTGTTGTGGAGTTCCATGAACCGGTGACCGTCGATACTCACGGCAACCGGAAAAAACTTGCCGCCTATTGTGAGGCTCAGGCGGGCATGGGCATGAAGCGGGCCCTTGCGGGGGCGGCCCTGACCACCGAGACAGAGCCAGAGGATGAAAATCCGGCTCCATCCGGGAATTCTGACGAAAAAAGCCGGCCTACAATTGCAGCCGAATAGGCCTGCCGAAAACCCTTCCGTCATGGTAATATCGAGCGATTGGCTCTATATGATCCGGTTTAGAGCGTTTCCAGGTGATGTGGGCCCAGTTCACCACTCGGACGTGCGATAATGCCAACCAGCTAGAGCACATTCCCGAAAAGTGTGTACGGTTTTCGGATAAGAATATGCGTGAAAAATTTAGAGCAGCATCCGAGCGGAGTTCAAAGCGCCGAAGTGCCAAATCAATTGAGTGAGACCCCAGACCGGCTGGCTGACCAGGAGTCAGCGCAATCTGCCACGGGGACCGAGAAGAAATCGGTTTTCATTAAGACCTATGGCTGCCAGATGAATGTCTATGACAGCGACCGCATGGCGGACGTTCTGGCACCGGCTGGCTATGCCGAAACGCTGGACCCGGCAACTGCCGACCTCGTCATTCTGAACACCTGCCACATCCGCGAAAAGGCCGCGGAGAAAGTTTACTCAGAGCTAGGCCGCCTACGCGCCCTGAAAGAGGAGCGTGAACGTCACGGAGGGTCGATGACCATCGGCGTGGCTGGCTGCGTTGCCCAGGCTGAAGGGGAAGAGATGGTCCGCCGCGCGCCGGTGGTTGACCTCGTCTTCGGTCCGCAGAGTTATCACCGCCTGCCTGACCTCCTGAAGCGCACGGACAATGGCTCACGCGGCATAGTCGAAACAGATTTTCCTGTCGAAGATAAATTCGACGCCTTGCCCGCGCCGGAGAAGAAAAAAACCATCGCACGTGGCCGAACTGCATTTCTTACCGTCCAGGAAGGCTGTGACAAATTCTGTGCCTTCTGTGTGGTGCCCTATACGCGTGGCGCCGAGTTTTCCAGACCCGCTGTCAAGGTCATCGATGAGGCGAAAGACCTGGTCGCCGGTGGTGTGCGAGAAATCACGCTTCTCGGCCAGAACGTCAACGCCTACCACGGTGAAGGATCGGATGGGAAAGACTGGTCTCTTGGGCGCTTAATCTACGCACTGGCGGATATTGATGGCATTGATCGTCTGCGATACACGACCAGTCATCCGCGTGACATGGATGATGAACTGATCCGCGCGCACGGAGAGGTGGATGTGTTGATGCCTTATCTGCATCTGCCGGTTCAATCGGGCTCGGACAATATTCTCACCGCGATGAACAGGCAGCATGATGCGGCCTCCTATCTTCGCCTGATTGAGCGTATTCGTGAGGCGCGTCCTGATATTGCTCTGTCATCTGACTTTATTGTGGGCTTCCCGGGAGAGACGGACCAGGATTTCGAGGACACTCTGTCTCTCGTCGGTGAAGTTGGATACGCCCAGGCCTATTCTTTCAAATATTCACCGCGGCCAGGAACACCGGCAGCAGGGGAAACGGTGCAGGTCGAAGAGGCAGTTAAAGCCGAGCGCTTGGCCCGCCTTCAGGAAAAGCTGAACATCGATCAGGCAGCGTTCAATCAATCCTGCGAAGGACGCACAATGAGCGTGCTCCTGGATCGTCGTGGAAAGAAAGATGGTCAGCTGGTCGGCCGATCACCCTATCTTCAGTCAGTGCATGTGGAAGCACCAGAAACTGCTTTTGGGCATTTTGCTGAAGTGACAATCGACAGTGGGTTTGCAAATTCTCTGTCTGCAACACTGGTTTCAACCCATCTCGATCAAGGAGCCAACCAGACTTGACCTTATCAACCGAAGGACGCCCCGAAGAAAAAAAGGGAAGTCTGGTTATCAATTTTGATGACAACGGGCTGTTGAGTGAATTGTTTGGGGAGCATGATAGGCATCTTGCGCGCCTGGAACAGGAGCTTGGTGTCTTGGCTACCTCGCGCGGCAATGAACTGGTCTTGACCGGTACGGTGCATGCGCGGGAACGGGCTGAGGCTGTCGTCAAAGATCTCTACGCACGGTTGAAATCGGGTCTTGAAGTGACACCCGGCGAAGTTGATGGGGCAATTCGAATGGCCAATGCGCCAAAGGCAGAACGCGAACGCGGATCTGGGGCAAACAAAAAATTGCAGATCACAACGCGCAAGCGCGTGATCTCACCACGGTCACCGACTCAAGGGACGTATCTGCAATCCCTTTTAGAAAATGAACTCGTTTTCGGCGTTGGCCCAGCGGGTACAGGTAAAACCTACCTTGCGGTTGTTGTGGCCGTTTCCATGTTGATTCAAAAGAAGGTCGACCGGATCATCCTGTCGCGCCCTGCCGTAGAAGCCGGCGAGCGCCTGGGCTTCCTGCCGGGCGATATGCGCGAGAAGATCGATCCTTACCTGCGCCCGCTCTATGACGCGCTCTATGACAGCCTGCCGGGCGAGCAAGTCATGGCGGGGCTTGAATCTGGAGAGATTGAAGTTGCACCGCTTGCTTTCATGCGCGGCCGGACCCTCGCCAATTCATTTGTTATTTTGGATGAAGCGCAAAACTGCACCCCTGTGCAGATGAAGATGTTTCTGACCCGTCTAGGTGAGAACAGCCGCATGGCGATTACCGGTGACCCAAGCCAGGTTGATTTACCCCTGGGGGCAAAGTCCGGCTTGGGCGATGCATTGCGCGTCCTTGAAGGCGTTAAGGGGGTTTCCACGGTGAAGTTCACAGCGCGGGACGTGGTGCGCCATCCATTGGTGACCCGCATTGTTCAAGCTTACGGGGCGGATGAAAAAGACCTGCTTTCCAACAGTGGCAAGAAGGCTAGTGATTGACCGTGAGCGCGGAACCTACGAATGATGAAGAGGGCTTGAGCGTCGAGGCTCCCTACCTTTCGGTGGAAATCTCCCGGGCGGGTGGCGAATGGGATGCTGATGCTGAGGAGATTGTTCTCCGCCTGGCGCAGGCAGCCTTTGAACAAGATGGAGCCTCTCCAGCAGCGGAGCTCAGTGTGCTTCTGGCAGACGATACATTTGTACAATCCTTAAACCGGAAGTTCCGCGGAAAAGACAAGCCAACAAATGTGCTCTCCTTTCCCAATACGCCCACGCCAGCAGGTGCTCTTTATGATGAACCCTCCTCGCTGGGAGATATTGCGCTCGCCTATGAGACCGTGAAGGCGGAAGCAAAAACGCAGCACAAGAGTTTTGATGACCACCTCGCCCACCTTGTTGTGCACGGCGTTCTGCATCTTTTGGGGTATGATCACGTTGACGACGAAGACGCAGAAAAAATGGAAGAGCGAGAACGAGAGCTGTTGAAGCTTTATGGGATCGCAGATCCCTATACGGTTGAACCGGATGAAAGGACCCGGGAAAAGAAACAATGAGCGACATGGGGGATGGGAAAGAACATCACGTGAGGACGAAGGATGGGGCGGCGGCGCGCCAACCAAGCACCTGGGCGCGCCTTGTGGGCTGGATTGTGAAAAAACTTCCCGGTCGGACAGAAGATCAGAGTCTGCGCGAAAGCATTGAAACAGTCATTGGCGGCCATGAGGCGACAGAGGAACTGGGCCCCCAGGCGCGCCATATGTTGATGAACATTTTGAGCTTCGCCGAACAGCGGGTCGATGACGTAATGGTCCCCCGTGCCGACATTGTTGCAGTGGATGTTTCAGCGTCGTTGGATGACCTGCTCTCTCTCACCCGGGAAAAATCCCATTCTCGCTTGCCCGTCTATCGCGAAACACTCGATGAGCCCATCGGCATGGTGCACATCAAAGACGTATTGGCTTGGATGGCGTCTCACCCGAACGACCGCGGCTCCTTTGATTTGAGAACAATCCGCCGACAGGTGTTGTTTGTGCCTCCTTCAATGCCGGCACGTGATCTTCTGCTGAAGATGCAGTCATCGCGCATTCATATGGCGCTTGTGGTGGATGAATATGGCGGTACGGACGGATTATTGTCCATTGAAGACCTGGTAGAGGAAATCGTTGGTGACATTGAGGACGAGCATGATGTTGCAGAACGTGCACCTCTTATTCGATTGAGCGATGGATCTATTGATGCGTTGGCCAGGGCGCCAATCGAAGATCTTGAAGATATGTTGCAACTAACGCTGGTCGATAGAACCGAGGATGACGATTCCGACACGCTGGGCGGTCTGGTGTTTTCGCTGGTCGGACGTATCCCACAGCGGGGCGAGCTGATTTCCCACCCTGCGGGCATCGAGTTTGAGATCCGTGATGCAGACCCGCGCCGGATCAAGCGTCTCCATATCCACCAAGAAACCATCGCGCAGAAAGCAGCATCGGAAGAAAGTGACACGGACCTCGATTCAGGCGCCAGCGTTTCGTCGTCCACTGATCCAATTGACGCCTCGCTCGATCTAAATGAAAAGTCCTGAAGCCAACAGAGTGACCGACGCTGTCGGTCGCGGATTTATCATGCTGGAACGGTTGGCGGTCCGGCTACAGGCGCTGACGGGGTGGCAACGTTTCGCCACGGCATTTGGGCTGGGCTTGCTGACAGTTGCGGCGCACGCGCCGATCCATCTCTTCGCCATATTGCTGATAACGCTGCCTTGCGTCATTTGGCTTCTTGATGGAACCGATACGCCGACCAGGGAGAACTGGAGGCCTGCGCGGGCTGCGGCTGCCATCGGTTGGTGGTTCGGGTTTGGTTATTTTCTAGGCAGTCTCTACTGGGTCGGGGAAGCCTTTCTCGTCGAGGCGGAAATGTTTGGTTGGCTTTTGCCCTTTGCGGTCACCGGCCTCCCCGCTGGGCTGGCGCTTTTTACCGCCGCAGCGTTTGCAGCTGCGCGTTGCCATTGGGGGGCGGGATATCGGCGGACACTGACTCTGGCGGTGACATGGGCCGTCGCCGAATGGCTGCGCGGACATATTTTGACGGGACTCCCGTGGAACCTGCCTGGTCATACTGTGTCCGTCTCAGACTCTCTGATGCAGAGCGTTGCTCTATTTGGCCCGTATGGCGCGACGCTGCTGATTCTGGCGACGTTCCTGACCATTGCCTCCTATGATCCGCGGCGCAGACAAGTGCGCGATGATAACGGCATGAGGGAGCTTGGTGTTTGGCGTCCGACAGCGG is a window from the Rhodobiaceae bacterium genome containing:
- the miaB gene encoding tRNA-2-methylthio-N(6)-dimethylallyladenosine synthase; this translates as MKNLEQHPSGVQSAEVPNQLSETPDRLADQESAQSATGTEKKSVFIKTYGCQMNVYDSDRMADVLAPAGYAETLDPATADLVILNTCHIREKAAEKVYSELGRLRALKEERERHGGSMTIGVAGCVAQAEGEEMVRRAPVVDLVFGPQSYHRLPDLLKRTDNGSRGIVETDFPVEDKFDALPAPEKKKTIARGRTAFLTVQEGCDKFCAFCVVPYTRGAEFSRPAVKVIDEAKDLVAGGVREITLLGQNVNAYHGEGSDGKDWSLGRLIYALADIDGIDRLRYTTSHPRDMDDELIRAHGEVDVLMPYLHLPVQSGSDNILTAMNRQHDAASYLRLIERIREARPDIALSSDFIVGFPGETDQDFEDTLSLVGEVGYAQAYSFKYSPRPGTPAAGETVQVEEAVKAERLARLQEKLNIDQAAFNQSCEGRTMSVLLDRRGKKDGQLVGRSPYLQSVHVEAPETAFGHFAEVTIDSGFANSLSATLVSTHLDQGANQT
- a CDS encoding PhoH-like protein; translated protein: MTLSTEGRPEEKKGSLVINFDDNGLLSELFGEHDRHLARLEQELGVLATSRGNELVLTGTVHARERAEAVVKDLYARLKSGLEVTPGEVDGAIRMANAPKAERERGSGANKKLQITTRKRVISPRSPTQGTYLQSLLENELVFGVGPAGTGKTYLAVVVAVSMLIQKKVDRIILSRPAVEAGERLGFLPGDMREKIDPYLRPLYDALYDSLPGEQVMAGLESGEIEVAPLAFMRGRTLANSFVILDEAQNCTPVQMKMFLTRLGENSRMAITGDPSQVDLPLGAKSGLGDALRVLEGVKGVSTVKFTARDVVRHPLVTRIVQAYGADEKDLLSNSGKKASD
- the plsC gene encoding 1-acyl-sn-glycerol-3-phosphate acyltransferase, with the protein product MGLVKNVRAGSKLFLFVMTALMITPVQWLGVKLNRPYAKNLPVRFHRILCGIIGIEVTVRGTPFKDGPCLIASNHNSYLDIPVLGSVTPISFVAKKEVAAWPFFGTLARLQETVFVDRERRTKAAATANEIHDRIAGGDTLVLFPEGTSSDGNRVLPFKSALMAVAQMAVGEGEDAKPVHVQPVSITYTKLCGMPMGRQFRPYFAWYGDMDLGPHLWEAFGLGPFEVVVEFHEPVTVDTHGNRKKLAAYCEAQAGMGMKRALAGAALTTETEPEDENPAPSGNSDEKSRPTIAAE
- the ybeY gene encoding endoribonuclease YbeY, producing MTVSAEPTNDEEGLSVEAPYLSVEISRAGGEWDADAEEIVLRLAQAAFEQDGASPAAELSVLLADDTFVQSLNRKFRGKDKPTNVLSFPNTPTPAGALYDEPSSLGDIALAYETVKAEAKTQHKSFDDHLAHLVVHGVLHLLGYDHVDDEDAEKMEERERELLKLYGIADPYTVEPDERTREKKQ
- the tlyC gene encoding hemolysin C gives rise to the protein MSDMGDGKEHHVRTKDGAAARQPSTWARLVGWIVKKLPGRTEDQSLRESIETVIGGHEATEELGPQARHMLMNILSFAEQRVDDVMVPRADIVAVDVSASLDDLLSLTREKSHSRLPVYRETLDEPIGMVHIKDVLAWMASHPNDRGSFDLRTIRRQVLFVPPSMPARDLLLKMQSSRIHMALVVDEYGGTDGLLSIEDLVEEIVGDIEDEHDVAERAPLIRLSDGSIDALARAPIEDLEDMLQLTLVDRTEDDDSDTLGGLVFSLVGRIPQRGELISHPAGIEFEIRDADPRRIKRLHIHQETIAQKAASEESDTDLDSGASVSSSTDPIDASLDLNEKS